A genomic window from Terrisporobacter glycolicus ATCC 14880 = DSM 1288 includes:
- a CDS encoding exonuclease SbcCD subunit D translates to MKFIHTSDWHIGKNLEGHSRLEEQEKFCNDFIKIVEENNIDMVIIAGDVYDTSNPPAGAETLFYKTVSRLADDGNRCVLIIAGNHDNPERLSAVSPLAKEQGIIILGYPLSSATEEKYKGYEIVKASEGCLKLNIKGEKVTVITLPYPSEKRLNDAMKDVESEEELQRTYSNKIGDIFRNLEENFEEDSINIAVSHLFVCGGDPSDSERQIQLGGSLVVDKRDLPQKSQYTALGHLHKPQKASERLNVYYSGSPLQYSVKERIYAKGANIVEIHANEEPSIETIYFNNYKPIEVFKCDGIEEALKVCEENKDRDIWSYFEIKTDEVISQEHIKKMKSYLRDIIEIKPIITSEYEAEEIDLKEKSMAQLFSDFYKFKEKCEPRGELMDLFLNIVSEEGEDDETN, encoded by the coding sequence ATGAAATTTATTCATACATCAGATTGGCATATAGGTAAAAATTTGGAAGGCCATTCAAGATTAGAGGAACAAGAAAAGTTCTGCAACGATTTTATAAAAATTGTTGAAGAAAACAACATAGATATGGTTATTATTGCTGGAGATGTGTATGATACTTCAAATCCTCCAGCCGGGGCAGAAACCTTATTTTATAAAACAGTTAGTAGATTAGCTGATGATGGAAATAGATGTGTACTAATTATAGCAGGTAATCATGATAATCCAGAAAGATTATCTGCTGTATCACCTCTTGCAAAAGAGCAAGGAATTATAATTTTAGGATATCCATTAAGCAGTGCAACTGAGGAAAAATATAAAGGTTATGAAATAGTGAAAGCCAGTGAGGGATGTTTAAAATTAAACATTAAGGGAGAGAAAGTAACTGTAATTACATTGCCTTATCCAAGTGAGAAAAGATTAAATGATGCAATGAAAGATGTGGAGAGTGAAGAAGAACTACAAAGAACATACTCTAACAAAATAGGTGATATCTTCAGAAATTTAGAAGAAAACTTTGAAGAAGATAGCATAAACATAGCTGTATCTCATTTATTTGTATGTGGAGGTGATCCATCTGACTCAGAAAGACAAATACAACTAGGAGGAAGTCTTGTAGTTGATAAGCGTGATTTACCACAAAAATCTCAATATACTGCTTTAGGACATTTACATAAGCCACAAAAAGCATCTGAAAGATTAAATGTATATTATTCAGGATCACCACTACAATATAGCGTAAAAGAGAGAATTTATGCTAAAGGAGCAAATATAGTAGAAATACATGCAAATGAAGAACCTTCAATAGAAACTATATACTTTAATAATTATAAGCCTATTGAGGTTTTCAAATGTGATGGCATAGAAGAAGCTTTAAAAGTATGCGAAGAAAATAAAGACAGAGACATATGGTCTTACTTTGAAATAAAAACAGATGAAGTTATAAGTCAAGAACATATAAAGAAAATGAAATCTTATTTAAGAGATATTATTGAGATAAAACCAATTATTACCTCTGAATATGAGGCGGAAGAAATCGACTTAAAGGAAAAATCTATGGCCCAATTATTTAGCGATTTTTACAAATTCAAAGAAAAATGTGAGCCAAGGGGAGAGCTTATGGACTTATTCTTAAACATAGTAAGCGAAGAGGGTGAAGACGATGAGACCAATTAA
- a CDS encoding SbcC/MukB-like Walker B domain-containing protein, with protein MRPIKLELTGLNSYTDKQTIDFEKLTSRGLFGIFGNTGSGKSTILDAITIALYGDISRDTTDYINSSCEKAIVNYEFEIGSKNNRKRYFVERTIKNTPAGGTKTSRVLLGEIKDNEDINVLADKVGEVKSKIQDIIGLTSDDFTRSVVLPQGKFSEFLKLQDRDRRKMLERIFNLEKYGEKLSTKVKIRRNTSKEDLTSLNGKLSQHEGITEELYEEIKEELLQAKNLEKIKNEDLLKAEKEFEENKIIFEDQKSLQKHIDRKLQIDLKEKEINIKREAIERSERGETIIPHINDIKILEKDIYENSNEVEKLEGIIINIKKEIDLLSIRYEEAKKAKNEKIPLLIEEKSKLQRGIDLEEKIEVLNNDIKELKKEIDIDNKEKEGLEKLIIDLQNQVDNKYKKIQYNNKNIESLSISTELKENIFEAYNKEEDLKKLSVEKEENNKLLKDVSKRIEDLKFKNIDVEKNKSSVNEKLKKLLDHQETLNRNCPGDNKIVSSEKEYLHNLKSRLENTKDYEKQINSIKDDLNKNEKSKFENQRYLNECSEKLQRINKTIEDLKEEQESLIYKNMAAYLREELKENEPCPVCGSTHHEKIYVNANLEEAKLIEEKIKKLEEEYNKEKQNYDELALKNTEINSFESIKRKTLSELSVKLGDYNSSSLEKEIEIKQKELKILEEKVLSWEEDKNKTVEETYKIKDLKYDVEKEEVKIKENLNLDRKLSTELKEKMDNLNKKYDNLNLEYLGLKSKVKFNDLGSKVKEIGENEKKIEKLNKEMSILNKEKETLDKELKEKDSLFNEIDKKLSNLIQLRDTKYKELKNKEEELNKIAKGVSPAKLLESTIKNIDRIANNEKELHEELVNKKHDFDENTKLKSSKDGILSQAKKHLESKNQTLTTLLIDNKFDCVNSVEKSILPREEKDKYKGEIEYFDEETKYLIVKISDLNKKLKGRNIKAEDFENLHISINSLKNEIANLRKNIGSKENELKNIEKSLLSIKELTKEVKKVEHELSLLDEINKLIMGNKFVEYVATNQLKYIALEASKRLGSITRGRYALEIDENLNFIMRDNMNGGQRRSVDSLSGGETFLTSLSLALALSSQIQLKGSSPLEFFFLDEGFGSLDVELLDVVMESLENLHNDQLSIGIISHVEELKNRVPVKLLVSPCDVGKGSRVKIEYS; from the coding sequence ATGAGACCAATTAAATTAGAACTAACGGGGTTAAATAGTTATACTGATAAGCAAACCATAGATTTTGAAAAGCTAACATCAAGAGGATTGTTTGGTATTTTTGGTAATACGGGAAGTGGTAAATCTACTATATTAGATGCCATAACTATAGCTTTGTATGGAGATATTTCTAGAGATACTACTGATTATATAAATTCTAGCTGTGAAAAAGCAATTGTAAATTATGAATTTGAGATAGGAAGTAAAAATAACAGAAAAAGATATTTTGTTGAAAGAACTATAAAAAATACACCAGCAGGAGGTACTAAAACTTCCAGGGTGCTTTTAGGAGAAATAAAAGACAACGAAGATATAAACGTACTTGCTGACAAGGTTGGAGAAGTAAAAAGTAAAATTCAAGATATTATAGGATTAACTTCTGATGATTTTACAAGATCTGTAGTTTTACCTCAAGGTAAGTTTAGTGAGTTTTTAAAACTACAAGATAGAGATAGAAGAAAAATGCTTGAAAGAATATTTAATCTTGAAAAATATGGTGAAAAGCTTTCAACTAAGGTTAAGATAAGAAGAAATACGTCAAAAGAAGATTTAACCAGTTTAAATGGTAAACTTAGTCAACATGAAGGGATTACAGAAGAATTATACGAGGAAATTAAAGAAGAACTTTTACAAGCTAAGAATCTAGAAAAAATTAAAAATGAAGACTTATTAAAAGCTGAAAAAGAATTTGAAGAAAATAAAATAATATTCGAAGATCAAAAATCTTTACAAAAACATATAGATAGAAAATTACAAATAGATTTAAAAGAAAAAGAAATTAATATAAAAAGAGAAGCAATTGAAAGAAGTGAAAGAGGAGAAACTATTATTCCTCATATAAATGACATAAAAATATTAGAAAAAGATATATATGAAAACTCTAATGAAGTTGAAAAATTAGAAGGAATTATAATTAATATTAAAAAAGAAATAGATTTATTATCCATTCGATATGAAGAAGCAAAGAAAGCTAAAAATGAAAAGATACCTTTATTAATTGAAGAAAAAAGTAAACTTCAAAGAGGAATAGATTTAGAAGAGAAAATAGAAGTTTTAAATAATGATATTAAAGAGTTAAAAAAAGAAATTGATATAGATAATAAGGAAAAAGAAGGTTTAGAAAAACTAATAATTGATTTACAAAATCAAGTTGATAATAAATATAAAAAAATTCAATACAATAATAAAAATATTGAATCTTTAAGTATAAGTACAGAGTTAAAAGAAAATATATTTGAAGCTTATAATAAAGAAGAAGATTTAAAAAAATTAAGTGTGGAAAAAGAAGAAAATAATAAATTATTAAAAGATGTAAGTAAAAGAATAGAAGATTTGAAGTTTAAAAATATTGATGTGGAAAAGAATAAATCATCAGTAAATGAAAAACTAAAAAAACTTTTAGATCATCAGGAAACTTTAAATAGAAATTGTCCTGGAGATAACAAGATAGTATCAAGTGAAAAAGAATATCTACATAATTTAAAATCAAGATTGGAAAATACAAAGGATTATGAAAAACAAATTAATTCTATTAAAGATGATTTAAACAAGAATGAAAAAAGTAAATTTGAAAATCAAAGATATTTAAATGAATGTAGTGAAAAATTACAAAGAATAAATAAAACTATAGAAGATTTAAAAGAGGAACAAGAAAGCCTAATATATAAAAATATGGCAGCTTATTTAAGAGAAGAATTAAAAGAAAACGAACCTTGTCCTGTTTGTGGATCTACTCATCATGAAAAAATTTATGTTAACGCCAATTTAGAAGAAGCCAAACTAATTGAAGAGAAAATTAAAAAATTAGAAGAGGAGTACAATAAAGAAAAACAAAATTATGATGAACTAGCTTTGAAGAATACAGAAATTAATTCATTTGAAAGTATAAAAAGAAAAACTTTAAGCGAGTTATCAGTGAAATTAGGAGACTATAATTCTTCTTCATTGGAAAAAGAAATAGAAATAAAACAAAAGGAACTAAAAATACTAGAAGAAAAAGTATTATCTTGGGAAGAAGATAAAAACAAGACAGTTGAAGAAACATACAAGATAAAAGATTTAAAATATGATGTGGAAAAAGAAGAAGTTAAAATAAAGGAAAATTTAAATTTAGATAGGAAATTAAGTACTGAATTAAAAGAAAAAATGGATAACTTAAATAAAAAGTATGATAATCTTAATTTAGAATACTTAGGATTAAAATCTAAAGTTAAATTTAATGATTTAGGATCTAAGGTAAAAGAAATTGGAGAAAATGAAAAGAAAATTGAAAAGTTAAATAAGGAAATGTCGATTCTAAATAAAGAAAAAGAAACTTTAGATAAGGAACTTAAGGAAAAAGACAGCTTATTTAATGAGATCGACAAGAAACTTTCTAATTTGATTCAACTTAGAGATACTAAATATAAAGAATTAAAAAACAAAGAAGAAGAGTTGAACAAAATAGCTAAGGGTGTTTCACCAGCAAAACTATTAGAATCTACTATAAAAAATATTGATAGAATAGCAAATAATGAAAAGGAACTACATGAAGAGTTAGTTAATAAGAAACATGATTTTGATGAAAATACAAAATTAAAAAGTAGTAAAGATGGTATTTTATCTCAGGCTAAAAAACACTTAGAAAGTAAAAATCAAACATTAACAACATTATTAATAGACAATAAATTTGACTGCGTTAATTCTGTGGAAAAATCTATTTTACCAAGAGAAGAAAAAGATAAATACAAAGGTGAAATAGAATATTTTGATGAAGAGACTAAATACTTAATAGTAAAAATATCTGATTTAAATAAAAAATTAAAAGGAAGAAATATAAAAGCTGAAGACTTTGAAAATCTTCATATCTCAATTAATTCATTAAAAAATGAGATAGCTAATTTAAGAAAAAATATTGGTTCAAAGGAAAATGAGCTTAAAAATATTGAAAAATCTTTATTATCAATAAAAGAATTAACTAAAGAAGTTAAAAAAGTTGAACATGAATTATCTTTATTAGATGAAATAAATAAATTAATAATGGGAAATAAGTTTGTAGAATATGTTGCAACGAATCAACTTAAATATATTGCATTAGAAGCATCAAAAAGATTAGGTTCTATAACTAGAGGTAGATATGCACTAGAAATAGATGAAAATCTAAACTTTATAATGAGAGATAATATGAATGGTGGACAAAGAAGAAGTGTTGATTCACTATCAGGAGGAGAGACATTCTTAACATCATTGTCTTTAGCGCTTGCATTATCATCTCAAATACAATTAAAAGGAAGTAGTCCTTTGGAGTTCTTCTTCTTAGACGAAGGTTTTGGATCTTTAGATGTAGAATTACTAGATGTAGTTATGGAGTCCTTAGAAAATCTTCATAATGATCAACTAAGTATAGGTATAATTTCACATGTGGAGGAGCTAAAAAATAGAGTACCAGTAAAACTATTGGTTAGTCCATGTGATGTAGGCAAAGGATCTAGAGTGAAAATAGAATATAGTTAG